In Terriglobus aquaticus, the genomic window GGGCCTTTCTGTTCTGCGGTTTACGAGCAACGGTTGGGTGCTGCAAGACGCTAGAGCGAACTGATGAGGTGACCCATCTTTTCGCGCTTCACCTGCAGGTAGCTCTCGGAATTGAGCGTTGGCGCGACCTCCGCCGAGAGGCGTTCGACCTGCACACCATGAGCTTGCAGGGCTGCTACTTTCTCCGGATTGTTGGTGATCAGCCGGACAGAGCGGATTCCCATCTGGCGCAGGATCTCCGCGGGCAGACTGAAGTCGCGATGGTCGCTGCGGTAGCCAAGCCGCACGTTGGCTTCGATGGTGTCCAGTCCCTGATCCTGTAGCTCATAGGCCCGCAACTTGGCCATCAGGCCAATGCCGCGGCCTTCCTGCTCCTCATAAATCACGAGGCCGGAGCCGTGCGCGACGATTGTGTCCAGCGCGAGTTCAAGCTGCTGACGGCAGTCACAACGAAGAGAGTGGAAGACGTCGCCAGTAAGACACTGCGAGTGGATGCGCAGGATGGGTGAGGGCTGCGACGCGATGTCTCCGTAGACGAGAGCGACCGCTTCTTCAATCCGCTTGCCCTGCGGCCCGGGTTCCTGATCCGGTGCCAATTCGCCCTCGAAACCGAGGATCCGGAAATCACCGGAACGTGTCGGCAGCTTGGCTTCGGCGACCTTGGTGACGCGACTGTACGACATACCTGGAGTGTATAGATGCGTTCGCAGCACGATGGATGCGGGCAGGACAGTGGTGTGACAGGCTGCCGCGCACGCATAGAGTAGAGGGGTGCACGAGTTTGACAGCAAGCTGGTTCTGATCTCGCTGCTGGTGAAGCTGGGTGTGGCTGCGGCCGTCTCCAGCTCGCTGACGCGGTCGGTGGCGTTCCGCCGATTGCTGCTGATGCCGGAACGAACGTTGCGCGACCGGTTGAAGCTGATGCTGCTGGTGACCACGCCACTAGTGCTGGGAGTGTGGGTGCGCGATGTGGTCCCGAACTTTCTAGCGGCCGACCTTTCGCTGGAAACGATCGTCCTGCTTGGCATCGTGGTTGGGCCGTTGGCCGCGGTGTTAGGCGGCATCCTGCTTGCGGTCCCCGCGATGCTGCATGGTGAGTACCTGACGCTGCCTGCGAACCTTCTGCTGGCAGCGGTCGCGGGAGCTTTCCACAGCTTCGTAGACATTGAAGATGTCTGGTCGTTCTCGCCATTGATTGACCTGAGCCTGTACCGTTGGGTACGGCGGAATCTGAAGCGACCTCACCTGGATCGGCAGATTCTGCTGCTGCTGCTTGTGATGGTGCTGCAGGCCGCAGCAAGCGTGTTGTCGCACTTCTATCCCAAGCTCTACTTCAGCTTGCGGGATGAGCACTGGTGGATCGAGGCACTGGTGTGTGCCACTGCACCGGTGGTGGTTGGCATTCCGCTGAAGATCTGGAACGCGGTGCGCATTCAGCAGAAGCTGGAAGAGCAGACGCGATTGCTGCTGGAAGCAAGGCTGGACGCTCTGCAGCGCCAGATCAATCCGCACTTTCTCTTCAACACTCTGAACTCGATCGCTTCACTGGTGCGCCTGGAGCCGGAGCTGGCGCGCGAGATGGTGGTGAAGCTGGCCAATATCCTGCGCGTGCTGCTGAAACAGCGCGAGGCCTTTGTGCCGTTCCGGGAAGAGCTGGCGTTTACGGATGATTACCTGGCCATTGAGGTCGTGCGCTTTGGTGAGAAGCTGCAGGTTCGCAAGGAGATCGCGCCGGAGACGCTGGACCTGCAGGTGCCGAGCATGCTGCTGCAGCCCCTGATCGAAAACAGCATCAAGCATGGGCTGGAGCCGCGCATCAGTGGAGGCACGGTCACGCTGCGCAGCAGGCGTTTGGGCAACGTGTTGCGGTTAGAAGTGGAAGACGATGGCGTGGGCATTGCCCCAGGGCGCGAGGCAGTGTCGCCGGTGAGTGGGCTGGTACGGGCGGGCACGGGCATTGGCATGAGGAATGTGCGGGAGCGGCTGCTGGTGCTGTTTGGAACAGCGGCTCACCTCGATGTTGAGAGCCGTCCGGGGCGCGGGACGCGTGTGAGCATCGAAATGCCTCTGGTGTCCGCGGAAGACACTGTGGGGAGCGACCTGTCTCGCATGCGGGAAGATGTCCTCTCGGCACTGCAGACCTTACGGTCGCTGGGCGAGCGGGCCGGTTGAATCGCGACCGACCTCTGCGAAGCTGATGCACTGAAAGTGGTCAGCCGGGAGTTGTGGGACTACGTCGAGAAGGGCTTGGCGTTCGATCTCCCGTGACTCGCGCAATTTAGTGTGCGCCTTCTGGAGTTCGGCATCGACATAACCCGGATGGCATACAAGTTCGTACGTACCCGGCGGAACTGAACTTAGAATGCGCTCGAGGATCGAGCTGTCTAGAGAGCCCGTAGCAATCAGGCCGAGTGAGGCGTCGGGGCTGAGCATGCCTTCCTCAGCCAGCAGCCGCTGAAAGGCTGATTGGAACTGGTGCAAGAGGCGAAAGGGCAGCTTCCGCGACAGTGGTGCGGGTGAAATCGCCGAGCACCACGCAGGCTCAAATGGGTTCCGGATGCGGCGGATGCCCATGCGTTGAGCGCCGCGCATGACCGCACGCGCGACCCTGGGCAGGAGGTGTGTGTGTTTATGTGTATCGACGTGGGTGACTGCGATGCCTGCGTCCTGCAGCTTCGCGATCTGGGCCGCGACTTCAATCTCGATGTGTTTTGGTTTGGTGTAGCGGGCTTCGACTCCGAGGGCAAAGTCCGCCATCGACGAGGTGAAGGCGCCATTGGGCGCGAGAAGGGATGCGGCAATCGTGGGCGGGCTGGTTGGAGTGCCATCGACCAGAACCACATGGCAGCCAACACCGAGCGAGGGCAGATCGCGAGCGATCCGTGCGGCCTCGTCGAACTTGGGGCCACACGCCATCAGGGTGGTGCTGGTGAGTGCTCCCGCCGCGTGCAGTTCGGCTACAGCGCGGTTCACGCCGGCCGTCATGCCGAAGTCGTCGGCGTTCACGATAAGTTGGATTGGGCTGCCGGCGGAGGACATCGCTTTGCTAGCGTCTCACACGTGCGCGGCGATGCTACACTCGCAGAGGCGTGGGCGAGTAGCTCAGTTGGTTAGAGCGCCTGCCTTACAAGCAGGATGTCGGGGGTTCGAGTCCCTCCTTGCCCACCACGCCTCCTCTCCTCATACCTTCACTACGCAGTTCTGATCTCGATGCGACCGCACGCGCAGTCTTGCGTGCAAGATTGCAGGAAAGCATCAAGGGCGGAGGTCCGGCAAGACCTCCGCCCTTCCGTGATGCGGCCCGTCGAACTAACCCGAGAAGAGAGGGGCAAGCTCAGAGTAGAGGCGATGTAGCCTATCGGCGATACTACTTTGGTTGTAATGTCTGTAGCTCAAGGGGAGAACGGGAGCCACGCAGGCGTGTGGCTCCCGTTCTTTTGGCGTTAGCTTACTGTTGCGATCCGGCGGGTGCCGTCGTTCGTGGCTTGGTGATGTCGTCAAGGTAGTCGGACGTGCCCTCGACACGTACCATCACGGGGAACCGCTCGCCGTCGTGGTAGTCGATGTCGATCGGGAACACCGCATCTTCCTGCTGCACCAGCAGGTGAATGGGATTCGTGTCGGTCTTGGAGGCGCGGATAGCCTCCCGAAGGGTGTCACCGCTGTAGGGTTTGCCATTCACGGCGAGCAGGGTCATGGACGGGGCGAGCTTTGCCTGATCCGACGGTCCGCCGTAGCGTACGTCGCCGATCTGTCCGCGCTCATTGAGCCGCATGCCGAGTGAATACCACACGTTGGTCCCGGCGGTGCGGCGGCCATGTGCCTCCTCCATTAGCTTCTCGGAGGCGCTTGGCTTGTCCTGGTATACGAGCTTGTAGCCACCCTGGTCGATGCCTTCCAGGTCTGCGCGCACGTTGATGCTGCGAATGCGATCGCTGAGGAACTTCGCCCAGTCATAGGGAACGACCTGGTTTAGATCGGCCACTAACTCCGGGAACTCGTACCCAACGATCAGCGGGCCGGTATTGCCGCCTTTGCCGAGAAAGATTTTAACGAAGTCATCGAGCGATTTCTGGTTGTTGGTGAGCTTGCGAATGGTCGTGTCGGCATCAAGCCAGACCAGTTCGCCCTCTTGGTAGTAATCCTGGCCGCGGCGCCAGTTCACCCATTCGGAGTTGCCACCCCGGATGAGACTTCCGGCAACTGCTGTGTCTTCTGTAGGGCGCCAGTCGCGGCCAGCCTTGTAGTCAAGCTGCGCAGCCGAGGCAGCAAGCAGATCACGGTATTGCGCCTGGGTTTTCAGACCGGCACGGGCGGCGAGCACGTTCCCCCAGTACTGGGTCATGCCTTCGTATACCCACATCAGATCGCCTTGCTGCGGTGTTGCGAAATCCGGCTGGTACAGACGCGCCGGGCGACGATATTTGCCGTTCCAGGAGTGCGTGAATTCGTGGGCCAACAAGTCGGCTTCCGCGAGCTGGTGCGCATCGTCCGAGAAGCCTTTCTCTCCAACGCCGTTGTCTGAGGATTGGCCGTGCTCCAGCCCCTCACCGCCCGCGACATCACTGAGGGTGAGGAGGAAGTGGTACTCGAAGTAGTGGTGGGAAGCGTAGTTCGCGTCGGCCTCGCGCACCAGATTGTTGATGGCGTTCAGCGTCTTGGGCCGTAGATTCACATCATTCGGCGAATCGCTCACAACATCCAGGAAGTGGGCCGGCTTGATCTCCGGAGCAAGGGTGTACTCGTGAAAGTACTTGCCGGTGATCACGGGGCTGTCTTCCAGTTGCTCCACGTTCGTGACGGCATATTTCGTGGTGACAGCACTCGCCTGCGGGCGGTGAGCGTCTTCGTTGACGCCTGTGGTTGGGGGCGTGGGGATTGTGCCCACGGGTTTGAGTGCCGTCCCGGTGCCCCAGCCAGCCGGTACCGTCACTGAGGGCTGGATTGCGATGTTTTTGACCGGCACGTTGGCCGGATACAACATGAGCCGCTCCCATTCGAGGACGCTCATGTTGCGGGTGACACGATTGCTGGTGATCGAGTCCAGGTGAACGTGGATGCTGGTCACACCTCTGGGGATCTCCACGT contains:
- the ribA gene encoding GTP cyclohydrolase II, coding for MSYSRVTKVAEAKLPTRSGDFRILGFEGELAPDQEPGPQGKRIEEAVALVYGDIASQPSPILRIHSQCLTGDVFHSLRCDCRQQLELALDTIVAHGSGLVIYEEQEGRGIGLMAKLRAYELQDQGLDTIEANVRLGYRSDHRDFSLPAEILRQMGIRSVRLITNNPEKVAALQAHGVQVERLSAEVAPTLNSESYLQVKREKMGHLISSL
- a CDS encoding sensor histidine kinase → MHEFDSKLVLISLLVKLGVAAAVSSSLTRSVAFRRLLLMPERTLRDRLKLMLLVTTPLVLGVWVRDVVPNFLAADLSLETIVLLGIVVGPLAAVLGGILLAVPAMLHGEYLTLPANLLLAAVAGAFHSFVDIEDVWSFSPLIDLSLYRWVRRNLKRPHLDRQILLLLLVMVLQAAASVLSHFYPKLYFSLRDEHWWIEALVCATAPVVVGIPLKIWNAVRIQQKLEEQTRLLLEARLDALQRQINPHFLFNTLNSIASLVRLEPELAREMVVKLANILRVLLKQREAFVPFREELAFTDDYLAIEVVRFGEKLQVRKEIAPETLDLQVPSMLLQPLIENSIKHGLEPRISGGTVTLRSRRLGNVLRLEVEDDGVGIAPGREAVSPVSGLVRAGTGIGMRNVRERLLVLFGTAAHLDVESRPGRGTRVSIEMPLVSAEDTVGSDLSRMREDVLSALQTLRSLGERAG
- a CDS encoding ChbG/HpnK family deacetylase, whose protein sequence is MSSAGSPIQLIVNADDFGMTAGVNRAVAELHAAGALTSTTLMACGPKFDEAARIARDLPSLGVGCHVVLVDGTPTSPPTIAASLLAPNGAFTSSMADFALGVEARYTKPKHIEIEVAAQIAKLQDAGIAVTHVDTHKHTHLLPRVARAVMRGAQRMGIRRIRNPFEPAWCSAISPAPLSRKLPFRLLHQFQSAFQRLLAEEGMLSPDASLGLIATGSLDSSILERILSSVPPGTYELVCHPGYVDAELQKAHTKLRESREIERQALLDVVPQLPADHFQCISFAEVGRDSTGPLAQRP
- a CDS encoding M61 family metallopeptidase codes for the protein MPHLKTAVALAATLLLACAAPLASAQTPIQITADLTEGYRHLYHAEIDLPVKAGPATFITPRWIPGTHAPGGPLADITGVVFTANGQTLAWRRDDVNLAEFHVEIPRGVTSIHVHLDSITSNRVTRNMSVLEWERLMLYPANVPVKNIAIQPSVTVPAGWGTGTALKPVGTIPTPPTTGVNEDAHRPQASAVTTKYAVTNVEQLEDSPVITGKYFHEYTLAPEIKPAHFLDVVSDSPNDVNLRPKTLNAINNLVREADANYASHHYFEYHFLLTLSDVAGGEGLEHGQSSDNGVGEKGFSDDAHQLAEADLLAHEFTHSWNGKYRRPARLYQPDFATPQQGDLMWVYEGMTQYWGNVLAARAGLKTQAQYRDLLAASAAQLDYKAGRDWRPTEDTAVAGSLIRGGNSEWVNWRRGQDYYQEGELVWLDADTTIRKLTNNQKSLDDFVKIFLGKGGNTGPLIVGYEFPELVADLNQVVPYDWAKFLSDRIRSINVRADLEGIDQGGYKLVYQDKPSASEKLMEEAHGRRTAGTNVWYSLGMRLNERGQIGDVRYGGPSDQAKLAPSMTLLAVNGKPYSGDTLREAIRASKTDTNPIHLLVQQEDAVFPIDIDYHDGERFPVMVRVEGTSDYLDDITKPRTTAPAGSQQ